From one Luteipulveratus mongoliensis genomic stretch:
- a CDS encoding ABC transporter substrate-binding protein, which produces MRRWTKVWALAGSATLALAACGGGSADDSSSSDDGQIQQASAQLDPTAMGPAPIPSGAKTGGTLRLAFANVPETLDPTRVYYRDASAILGQLVVRSLTNWKVENGQSVLVPDLATDLGRQSEDGLSWTFTLKKGLKYADGSPIRARDIVYATERSFATEELPDGPSYNLEYFKGGSTYKGPYKDKKPFEGATAPDDRTVEFHLTKRWETFPYYASFSQMAPIPQQLDTGADYGRNPMASGPYMFDTYSKNQLKLRKNPQWVASSDPARRQLVDAFIFTFGADVVPTQEGILASNGKDATTLNTDPVDSSLVSRVKGPASKQLVTGPDPCVTYFNLDTRKIPLSVRKAFALAYPYDAVRKAGGDTSLSVSPATSYIAPQVPGFKRYAPVNGMTGEGNGDPVAAKKALEQAGQLGFDLSYYYINDDPQQAQINAVLKQKLEQAGFQVRDIGVSKDVIRKKRADSSGAAANTQSGPQGWCYDWAVGDSVYPPLFSSAVLRSGQSVGFLSDPALDAEMRRISALPATEQGAQWSKFDERLARDYLPSVPVSYGKANYLFGTKVHNVVNDPNRGWPDMAQIWVG; this is translated from the coding sequence ATGCGTCGCTGGACCAAGGTCTGGGCACTCGCCGGGTCGGCGACCCTGGCACTCGCTGCGTGTGGTGGTGGTTCCGCGGACGACAGCTCGTCCAGCGACGACGGGCAGATCCAGCAGGCATCAGCCCAGCTCGATCCCACCGCCATGGGTCCCGCTCCCATCCCCTCGGGGGCAAAGACCGGGGGCACGCTGCGGCTGGCGTTCGCCAACGTTCCCGAGACCCTCGACCCGACTCGGGTCTACTACCGCGACGCGAGCGCCATCCTGGGCCAGCTTGTGGTGCGCAGCCTTACCAACTGGAAGGTCGAGAACGGACAGTCGGTGCTCGTACCCGACCTGGCCACCGACCTGGGGCGGCAGTCCGAGGACGGGCTCAGCTGGACGTTCACCCTGAAGAAGGGTCTGAAGTACGCCGACGGGTCGCCGATCCGGGCTCGGGACATCGTCTACGCGACCGAACGATCCTTCGCCACCGAGGAGCTGCCGGACGGGCCGTCCTACAACCTCGAGTACTTCAAGGGCGGCTCGACCTACAAGGGTCCCTACAAGGACAAGAAGCCGTTCGAAGGGGCGACGGCACCGGATGACCGGACCGTCGAGTTCCACCTGACCAAGCGGTGGGAGACCTTCCCGTACTACGCGAGCTTCAGCCAGATGGCGCCGATTCCGCAGCAGCTCGACACTGGGGCCGACTACGGGCGCAACCCGATGGCGTCCGGGCCCTACATGTTCGACACGTACAGCAAGAACCAGCTGAAGCTGCGCAAGAACCCGCAGTGGGTCGCCAGCTCCGATCCCGCCCGGCGACAGCTGGTCGACGCCTTCATCTTCACGTTCGGCGCAGATGTGGTCCCGACCCAGGAGGGCATCCTCGCGAGCAACGGCAAGGACGCCACCACGCTCAACACCGATCCGGTCGACTCCAGCCTGGTCAGCCGGGTCAAGGGTCCTGCGTCCAAGCAGCTGGTGACCGGTCCGGACCCGTGCGTGACGTACTTCAACTTGGACACCCGCAAGATCCCACTGTCCGTGCGCAAGGCGTTCGCGCTCGCATATCCCTACGACGCGGTCCGCAAGGCCGGCGGAGACACGTCGTTGTCGGTCAGCCCGGCGACGTCGTACATCGCGCCGCAGGTCCCCGGCTTCAAGAGGTACGCCCCGGTCAACGGCATGACGGGGGAGGGCAACGGCGATCCCGTCGCGGCGAAGAAGGCCCTCGAGCAGGCCGGACAGCTCGGCTTCGACCTGTCGTACTACTACATCAACGACGACCCGCAGCAGGCGCAGATCAACGCGGTGCTGAAGCAGAAGCTCGAGCAGGCCGGGTTCCAGGTGCGCGACATCGGCGTCTCCAAGGACGTGATCCGCAAGAAGCGGGCCGACTCCAGCGGCGCCGCGGCCAACACGCAGAGCGGGCCTCAGGGTTGGTGCTACGACTGGGCCGTGGGTGACTCGGTCTATCCGCCTCTGTTCAGCTCCGCCGTGCTGCGCTCGGGCCAGAGCGTCGGGTTCCTCTCGGATCCGGCCCTGGATGCCGAGATGCGACGGATCTCAGCGCTACCGGCGACCGAGCAGGGTGCCCAGTGGAGCAAGTTCGACGAGAGGCTCGCACGCGACTACCTGCCGTCGGTGCCGGTGAGCTACGGCAAAGCCAACTACCTGTTCGGCACCAAGGTGCACAACGTCGTGAACGACCCCAACCGCGGGTGGCCGGACATGGCGCAGATCTGGGTCGGCTGA
- a CDS encoding ABC transporter permease, producing the protein MSLGAGTEATIIAAGEDQATPGPAPREGRSPTQIALERLRKDKFAMASVAVIVLFILVGVFAPVLTSLVGVNDQADNSTLDFNGLPLFQYSSAHPFGVESGTGYDLFYKWAYGARPSLIIGIVAAALTVLVGAALGLISGFLGGWVDRVINWFVDFILSLPFILMVIALVPILINRFGNPDSLGFVPPEKQANIRFGAIIFVLVLFSWPTVARLVRGEVLSLREREFVQAARSLGMPTSRIIRKELLPNLLGPILVNLSVLIPAFISVEAALSYLGVGLQPPINSWGQTISAGSAQFDTYPLWMWVPAISVSLLVLALSLFGDAVSDAFNPQTRR; encoded by the coding sequence TTGAGTCTGGGAGCAGGCACTGAGGCGACGATCATCGCCGCGGGCGAGGACCAGGCCACTCCAGGGCCCGCGCCACGCGAAGGGCGCTCTCCGACGCAGATCGCTCTGGAGCGGTTGCGCAAGGACAAGTTCGCGATGGCTTCTGTGGCCGTCATCGTCCTGTTCATCCTCGTGGGCGTGTTTGCCCCGGTGCTCACCTCTTTGGTGGGCGTCAACGACCAGGCGGACAACAGCACGCTGGACTTCAACGGGCTCCCGCTGTTCCAGTACAGCAGTGCACACCCGTTCGGAGTGGAGTCGGGCACCGGGTACGACTTGTTCTACAAGTGGGCCTACGGAGCGCGCCCATCTCTGATCATTGGCATCGTTGCGGCCGCGCTGACGGTGCTCGTTGGAGCGGCCCTCGGGTTGATCTCGGGCTTTCTCGGCGGCTGGGTCGACCGGGTGATCAACTGGTTCGTCGACTTCATCCTGTCGCTGCCGTTCATCCTCATGGTGATCGCGCTCGTGCCGATCCTGATCAACCGCTTCGGCAACCCGGACAGTCTGGGATTCGTGCCCCCGGAGAAACAAGCGAATATTCGCTTCGGCGCGATCATCTTCGTGCTGGTGCTCTTCTCCTGGCCGACAGTCGCCCGTCTCGTCCGCGGTGAGGTGCTCTCGCTGCGTGAGCGCGAGTTCGTCCAAGCGGCTCGTTCGCTGGGTATGCCGACCAGCCGCATCATCCGCAAGGAGCTGTTGCCCAACCTGCTCGGCCCGATCTTGGTGAATCTCTCGGTGCTGATCCCGGCTTTCATCTCGGTCGAGGCGGCCCTGTCCTACCTCGGCGTCGGGCTCCAGCCACCCATCAATTCCTGGGGGCAGACGATCTCGGCGGGCTCAGCGCAGTTCGACACTTATCCACTGTGGATGTGGGTGCCGGCGATCAGCGTGTCTCTGCTGGTGCTCGCGTTGAGCCTGTTCGGAGACGCCGTCTCGGATGCCTTCAACCCTCAGACCCGTCGCTAA
- a CDS encoding ABC transporter substrate-binding protein: MRWTKVLAFTAAGAFTLTACGGGGSDDKGTGSKPGNQPTNEYAGVPASAALQPNAKGPAAVPAGAKKGGTFTLNAQAIPENMDPSTEYFQDSAMILRLTTRTLTQYKVQPDGKSVLVPDMATDLGQQSKDGLTWKFTLKKGLKYEDGTPIKASDVEYSVLRSFETAAMPGGPTYQMEYLKGGDAYKGPWTQPGAKFPGIETDDATGVITFHMAKKVLDFPYFTAFTMFGAIPKAKDTKTNYQLHWVSTGPYKIQKYTKGSGLTLVKNTNWDPATDPARMQLPDTIQFNFGKDEAATAKAIMASNGPDATTLTYDGVDASVLKDATGSKKNQVISGPSPCTSWTGASLDTQKIPLEVRRAIQVAWPTRKLMQATGITQFDAAPGGSIGAPQVPGFKDLPAAGQPVTGNGDAAKAKEMLKKAGKLGFTLSYYFTNDKESTKKAQSVRQPALEAAGFTVKAIGVPGSQLRAKIKDPKAPTNMGNGVGTGWCFDWPSDSSVYPAIFNSKLAPNTGVGNVKLPWLDAEMNTISNLPLDQQGPKWSELDKKIREQVVPAVVMYAGKGSAIFGTKVHNAKIDPNAGVPDLTTIWVG, translated from the coding sequence ATGCGCTGGACCAAGGTCCTCGCGTTCACCGCAGCGGGTGCGTTCACCCTCACGGCCTGTGGCGGAGGCGGCTCGGATGACAAGGGCACGGGCAGCAAGCCCGGAAACCAGCCCACCAACGAGTACGCAGGCGTTCCCGCGAGCGCCGCGCTCCAGCCGAACGCCAAGGGTCCGGCGGCCGTGCCGGCGGGCGCGAAGAAGGGCGGCACATTCACGCTCAACGCGCAGGCGATTCCTGAGAACATGGACCCGTCGACGGAGTACTTCCAGGACTCGGCGATGATCCTGCGGCTGACGACCCGCACGCTCACGCAGTACAAGGTGCAGCCCGACGGCAAGTCGGTCCTGGTGCCGGACATGGCGACCGACCTCGGTCAGCAGTCCAAGGACGGTCTGACCTGGAAGTTCACGCTCAAGAAGGGCCTCAAGTACGAGGACGGCACGCCGATCAAGGCGTCGGACGTCGAGTACTCGGTGCTGCGGTCGTTCGAGACTGCTGCAATGCCCGGTGGTCCCACCTATCAGATGGAGTACCTGAAGGGCGGGGACGCCTACAAGGGTCCGTGGACGCAGCCTGGGGCGAAGTTCCCGGGCATCGAGACCGATGACGCGACTGGCGTGATCACCTTCCACATGGCCAAGAAGGTGCTGGACTTCCCGTACTTCACCGCCTTCACCATGTTTGGTGCCATCCCGAAGGCCAAGGACACCAAGACCAACTACCAGCTGCACTGGGTTTCCACGGGTCCCTACAAGATCCAGAAGTACACCAAGGGCTCGGGACTGACGCTCGTCAAGAACACCAACTGGGACCCGGCGACGGACCCGGCACGTATGCAGCTGCCAGACACGATCCAGTTCAACTTCGGCAAGGACGAGGCGGCCACGGCGAAGGCCATCATGGCCAGCAACGGTCCGGACGCGACCACGCTGACCTATGACGGCGTCGACGCCTCGGTCCTCAAGGACGCCACCGGTTCCAAGAAGAACCAGGTCATCAGCGGGCCGAGCCCGTGCACCAGCTGGACCGGCGCTTCGCTGGACACCCAGAAGATTCCACTCGAGGTGCGACGCGCGATCCAGGTGGCGTGGCCCACCCGGAAGCTGATGCAGGCCACCGGTATCACCCAGTTCGACGCGGCCCCCGGTGGGTCGATCGGCGCACCGCAGGTCCCGGGCTTCAAGGACCTGCCGGCCGCGGGTCAGCCCGTGACGGGCAACGGCGACGCAGCCAAGGCCAAGGAGATGCTGAAGAAGGCCGGCAAGCTCGGCTTCACCCTGTCGTACTACTTCACCAACGACAAGGAGTCGACCAAGAAGGCACAGTCCGTGCGCCAGCCGGCGCTGGAGGCAGCCGGCTTCACGGTCAAGGCCATCGGTGTTCCCGGTAGCCAGCTGCGGGCCAAGATCAAGGACCCGAAGGCGCCGACCAACATGGGTAACGGTGTCGGCACCGGCTGGTGCTTCGACTGGCCGTCCGACAGCTCGGTCTACCCGGCCATCTTCAACAGCAAGCTGGCCCCCAACACGGGCGTCGGCAACGTGAAGCTGCCGTGGTTGGACGCGGAGATGAACACGATCTCCAACCTTCCGCTTGACCAGCAGGGTCCGAAGTGGAGTGAGCTGGACAAGAAGATCCGCGAGCAGGTTGTCCCCGCCGTCGTGATGTACGCCGGTAAGGGCTCGGCGATCTTCGGCACCAAGGTGCACAACGCGAAGATCGACCCGAACGCTGGTGTGCCCGACCTGACGACCATCTGGGTCGGCTGA
- a CDS encoding ABC transporter permease, protein MLVYILRRLILGISVIAAAITTTFILFFLGPNDPAGAMCGDKCTPERLELITQSLGLDKPVSEQFTQYASGLVVGTHTSVRTCDAPCFGWSYFQNRPVRDIVFEALPVTVSLVVGGAIAYTTVALIFGVLAARQRATWVDRVIVGGSQLLGSIPYFVIALLFFLYLMVFWEVIPRANWVPLTDNPWKWFTGLIGVWIFFGIVQSTGYIRYVRASMIDTQNQDYVRTARSKGLSEGTIAVKHSLRAAIAPVVTLVGLNIAGELSGTVITESIFGLPGMGRTAILAFNTGDLPIISGVVLMGCFFVVIINLVVDLLYGVVDPRVKLT, encoded by the coding sequence GTGCTCGTCTACATCCTCCGGCGGCTGATCCTCGGCATCAGCGTCATCGCGGCTGCCATCACGACGACCTTCATCCTCTTCTTCCTCGGACCGAACGATCCCGCGGGCGCCATGTGCGGCGACAAGTGCACACCCGAGCGGCTGGAGTTGATCACTCAGAGTCTCGGGCTGGACAAGCCGGTCTCCGAGCAGTTCACCCAGTACGCCTCTGGTCTCGTCGTCGGCACCCACACGTCGGTGCGGACGTGTGATGCACCGTGCTTCGGCTGGTCCTACTTCCAGAACCGACCGGTCCGCGACATCGTCTTCGAGGCGCTGCCGGTGACGGTCTCGCTCGTGGTCGGCGGCGCTATCGCCTACACCACGGTGGCGCTGATATTCGGAGTGCTGGCGGCGCGACAACGCGCCACCTGGGTAGACCGGGTCATCGTCGGAGGTAGTCAGCTGCTCGGGTCGATCCCGTACTTCGTGATCGCATTGCTGTTCTTCCTGTACCTGATGGTCTTCTGGGAGGTCATTCCCCGCGCCAACTGGGTGCCGTTGACGGACAATCCCTGGAAGTGGTTCACCGGCCTGATCGGTGTGTGGATCTTCTTCGGCATCGTGCAGTCCACCGGATATATCCGTTATGTGCGAGCGAGCATGATCGACACCCAGAACCAGGACTATGTCCGCACGGCACGCTCCAAGGGATTGTCGGAGGGCACCATCGCGGTCAAGCACAGCCTGCGGGCTGCGATTGCACCTGTGGTCACGTTGGTAGGCCTGAATATCGCTGGCGAGCTCAGCGGCACGGTCATCACCGAGTCGATCTTCGGACTGCCAGGTATGGGTCGTACGGCGATCCTTGCCTTCAATACAGGAGACCTCCCGATCATCTCGGGTGTTGTGCTGATGGGTTGTTTCTTCGTCGTGATCATCAACCTGGTCGTTGACCTTCTGTACGGAGTGGTGGACCCCCGCGTGAAGCTGACATGA